The sequence TAGAGGTTAACAATGGGGATGTTGTAAAACTGACAGATGAAGAGTTATTTGCAGCTTGTGAAGGAAGGACAGCACATAAGTATGTAACATTTAAGTAATTGTGTTTTGCTGAAAAGCTAAGaaattgaatttgtaataatataatcaaacCTTACCTGAGGTTTTAAGTGTTGCAATACACCTGTTGTGTTTTGGGGTGACAGGTCCTGCAGAAAAGATTTATAGGTTTAtacctattaattttaataggcctatattttttaaagtcagtACTTAGTTGCCTTTTTACcctttaaattgtttttcacAGGGGTGCCCGTCATGGAGTAAAAGCTTTGGGAAAATTAGCAAGAATTGAGATGCAAGAACAAATGTTGCTgcaacaaacaaaatacaatggATATTCTAAACCAAAGAAACATAAAGCTAATAATACAGTTGAAGATGgaactatattaaataatagtgaAGACAAAGACAAAAGacagaaaaagaaaacaaaggaTGACTGTTCAAGTCATACAGAGGTCAGTAGATGCacagaaaattttaaacatgtaAAAGATAAATGGACAAACAGTACAACATTAGAGGCAAATCTGTACAATACTGCAGAAAGTGGAGGCATCAAATGtggaaaaaagaaaaatctgttACTCACACATGACACTGAAACAAATGTAGAATGTACCCCATTagaagtaaagaaaaagaaaataaaaaagtgtaaGCTAAAAACAGATAAACCGGatgataatgaaacaataAATGCCCAAGAAACACCTATTAGAAATAATGAtggtaataatattgttacagTAGAGAAGCAAAAAAAAAGTGATGTAatggaatatttaaatgttgatGTAAAGGCcaagaaaagtaaaaaaaagtctaaaTAACTTtcgttacattttattatgtatttttattgcatcatatatatatctataaaaaaagaaaaggcCTTGGGaacagttttaaaatttattaaaattactcaTAGAATAGGAATGGAATaggtacaatatttaaatactctCATTTGTActataattttcatataaaaaaaagaaatatcaaCCATAAATTGCACAATATGCCCTTTAGTTATTTGTATCTATCTTTCTCATTGTAAAGCCATGTGCATCTTATTAGGTACAAGAAGACTATTTCTTTAACAATTCATCCAAATCCTCTAATGTGGCCTCATTATcactgaaaaaataaaaaaaaaatgaattgatTATGCCAATGCTTTCCATTTAGGAAATTGAATAAGAGAAaagaagtaattttaaaataatagccACAAACAAAATTCTTTAAGCATTCTATACATTTAATAGCTTCAAGAGGCAGATATTGTTTACATCTAGACTGATGCCCAAATTTTCATGTCTATGAAGGcttatgtttaatttcagAATAGTAATCA is a genomic window of Pieris napi chromosome 13, ilPieNapi1.2, whole genome shotgun sequence containing:
- the LOC125055011 gene encoding G patch domain-containing protein 4 produces the protein MDFARKQLEKYGWTDGKGLGKYENGISQALKPKLKRGVTGIGHDAAAEFTEHWWTKLYNTAASNVEVTEKNGKTKKIKSKDADFEITNSTWSYKKKNKTKSKKEYTNFFVKTSILTNGGVKTEDLEEPENLEVNNGDVVKLTDEELFAACEGRTAHKGARHGVKALGKLARIEMQEQMLLQQTKYNGYSKPKKHKANNTVEDGTILNNSEDKDKRQKKKTKDDCSSHTEVSRCTENFKHVKDKWTNSTTLEANLYNTAESGGIKCGKKKNLLLTHDTETNVECTPLEVKKKKIKKCKLKTDKPDDNETINAQETPIRNNDGNNIVTVEKQKKSDVMEYLNVDVKAKKSKKKSK